A region of Rhodopirellula islandica DNA encodes the following proteins:
- the sufD gene encoding Fe-S cluster assembly protein SufD, protein MTTTSTLTFDAAGFEAFLASRKDEPQWLTDLRRESFSHADAMDWPARRSEEWIRTDIRTFQIKKFAPPVEVPAGEVPSVHQLRDGVDPGGVLETFDSQVISESLDEELAAKGVIFGSLERLCREQPEKVRPFLYTVVDPDHDKFAALHAAFWSGGQFLYVPRGVVIEKPIYLGSTLSDGGTDTAHTLIVLEDGAEATVLHECNSVNSEAAGLHMGAVELIQKPGSHLRYVNVQEWGHKTYHFAHQQATIDRDSQLQWTIAAMGSGLSKVNQSVDMVGAGANCQVNGVMFTEGRQHLAYHTQQYHRAPNCHSDFLYKSAQQDKSRTVWRGMIKVDKIAQKTDGYQRNDNLVLSHHSRADSIPGLEIEADDVRCTHGSTTAKVDEEQIFYARCRGFTQKEATRMIVSGFFQQIFDRITIESVRDALAAAIARQVREYE, encoded by the coding sequence ATGACCACCACCTCGACCCTCACTTTCGATGCCGCAGGCTTCGAAGCCTTTCTCGCATCGCGGAAAGATGAACCGCAATGGTTGACCGATCTGCGCCGAGAATCGTTTTCGCATGCCGATGCGATGGATTGGCCCGCTCGTCGTAGCGAAGAATGGATCCGCACGGACATTCGAACGTTCCAGATCAAAAAATTCGCTCCGCCCGTGGAAGTTCCCGCTGGCGAAGTCCCCTCGGTTCACCAACTTCGTGATGGAGTGGACCCGGGCGGCGTTCTGGAAACGTTTGATAGCCAAGTGATTTCCGAATCGCTCGACGAAGAACTGGCCGCCAAAGGCGTCATCTTCGGCAGTTTGGAGCGTCTTTGTCGGGAGCAACCTGAGAAGGTTCGCCCGTTCCTATACACAGTCGTTGATCCCGACCACGACAAGTTCGCTGCACTGCACGCTGCGTTCTGGTCCGGTGGTCAGTTCCTGTATGTGCCTCGCGGCGTTGTGATCGAAAAACCGATTTACCTCGGTTCGACGTTGAGCGACGGCGGAACAGACACGGCTCACACATTGATCGTGTTGGAAGACGGGGCCGAAGCAACGGTTCTGCACGAGTGCAACAGCGTCAATTCAGAAGCCGCCGGTTTGCACATGGGTGCGGTCGAGTTGATTCAGAAACCTGGTTCGCATCTGCGATACGTCAACGTCCAAGAATGGGGCCACAAGACGTATCACTTCGCGCACCAACAAGCCACGATCGATCGCGATTCGCAGCTCCAGTGGACCATCGCCGCGATGGGTTCCGGGTTGTCCAAGGTCAACCAATCGGTCGACATGGTGGGCGCGGGAGCCAATTGCCAAGTCAACGGCGTGATGTTCACAGAAGGCCGCCAGCACTTGGCCTACCACACCCAACAATATCACCGGGCCCCGAACTGCCACAGCGACTTCTTGTACAAGTCCGCTCAACAGGACAAGAGCCGCACGGTGTGGCGTGGGATGATCAAGGTCGACAAGATCGCTCAGAAGACCGACGGTTACCAACGCAACGACAACTTGGTTCTGTCGCATCATTCGCGAGCCGATTCGATTCCTGGACTGGAGATCGAAGCCGATGACGTGCGTTGCACCCACGGCAGCACAACGGCCAAGGTCGATGAAGAGCAAATCTTCTACGCTCGTTGCCGCGGCTTCACTCAGAAGGAAGCCACTCGCATGATCGTCAGTGGGTTCTTCCAGCAGATCTTCGACCGGATCACGATCGAAAGCGTTCGCGACGCACTGGCCGCCGCGATCGCACGCCAAGTCCGCGAATACGAGTGA
- the sufB gene encoding Fe-S cluster assembly protein SufB: MATDVTENDQIGEINKYNFRTETTGVFKAQKGLNADVVNQISDIKNEPDWMREFRLKSLAEFESRPMPKWGGALDLDFQDIYYYLKPTGQSEKSWDDVPQEIKDTFDKLGIPEAEKKFLAGVKAQFESEVVYGSLQEDLAKQGVLFTDTDAAVREHPELLREYFGKIIPPTDNKFAALNSAVWSGGSFIYVPPGVHIEFPLQAYFRINAESMGQFERTLIIVDEGASIHYVEGCTAPMYTTESLHSAVVEVIVKKDARCRYTTIQNWANNIYNLVTKRAYAYQDATMEWVDGNLGSKLTMKYPAVHMMEPGARGEILSIAFSSAGQHQDAGAKLVHAAPNTTGQIISKSISKNGGRSSYRGLVRVEPGAHNSKNSVVCDALILDPESRSDTYPYIEVAEQDVQIGHEASVSRIGEEQMFYLLSRGLTESEASTMIVNGFIEPLVKELPMEYAVEMNRLIQLQMEGSVG, encoded by the coding sequence ATGGCGACCGACGTCACTGAAAACGACCAAATCGGCGAAATCAATAAGTACAACTTCCGCACCGAAACCACCGGTGTCTTCAAGGCCCAAAAGGGCCTGAACGCGGACGTTGTCAATCAAATTTCGGACATCAAGAACGAACCAGACTGGATGCGGGAATTCCGCTTGAAGTCTCTGGCCGAGTTTGAATCGCGCCCGATGCCCAAATGGGGTGGGGCACTCGATTTGGATTTCCAAGACATCTACTACTATCTCAAACCGACCGGCCAGTCCGAGAAGTCTTGGGACGATGTTCCTCAAGAGATCAAAGACACGTTTGACAAGCTGGGCATCCCGGAAGCCGAGAAGAAATTCTTGGCCGGTGTGAAGGCTCAGTTCGAAAGCGAAGTGGTCTATGGTTCGCTGCAAGAAGACCTGGCCAAGCAAGGCGTGTTGTTCACTGACACCGACGCTGCGGTTCGCGAACACCCCGAGTTGTTGCGAGAGTACTTCGGCAAGATCATTCCGCCGACGGACAACAAATTCGCTGCCCTGAACAGCGCGGTTTGGTCCGGTGGATCGTTCATCTATGTGCCGCCCGGCGTGCACATTGAATTCCCCTTGCAAGCGTACTTCCGTATCAATGCGGAAAGCATGGGCCAGTTCGAACGAACGCTGATCATTGTCGACGAAGGCGCCAGCATTCACTACGTCGAGGGCTGCACCGCTCCGATGTACACCACCGAATCGTTGCACAGCGCGGTCGTGGAAGTGATTGTCAAAAAGGACGCTCGTTGTCGCTACACGACGATCCAAAACTGGGCCAACAACATCTACAACCTCGTGACCAAACGCGCTTATGCGTACCAGGACGCGACGATGGAGTGGGTCGACGGGAACCTCGGCAGCAAGCTGACGATGAAGTACCCCGCCGTTCACATGATGGAACCCGGTGCTCGTGGTGAGATCCTTTCGATCGCCTTCTCATCGGCCGGTCAACACCAAGATGCAGGTGCCAAGTTGGTGCATGCGGCTCCGAACACGACGGGCCAAATCATCAGCAAATCGATCAGCAAGAACGGCGGGCGCAGCAGCTACCGCGGTTTGGTTCGCGTCGAACCCGGGGCTCACAACAGCAAGAACAGCGTTGTCTGTGACGCGTTGATCCTGGATCCCGAAAGCCGCAGCGACACGTACCCGTACATCGAAGTTGCGGAGCAAGATGTCCAAATCGGTCACGAAGCCAGCGTTTCGCGAATTGGCGAAGAGCAAATGTTCTATCTGCTCAGCCGTGGTCTGACCGAATCGGAAGCCAGCACCATGATCGTCAACGGCTTCATTGAGCCGCTCGTGAAAGAGCTGCCGATGGAATACGCCGTTGAGATGAACCGATTGATTCAACTGCAAATGGAAGGCAGTGTCGGCTGA
- the sufC gene encoding Fe-S cluster assembly ATPase SufC: MNHILKIENLHVSVGDKPILRGVNLTINHGETHALMGPNGSGKSTLGLAIMGHPGYTVTDGSITLDGEDVLAMAPDERARAGIFMAFQRPMAIPGVKMADFLRHATTNVRNPDRKEGEELIPMREFRKELKEKMAHLRMDVEFARRYVNDGFSGGEMKRAEILQLAMLQPKFAVLDETDSGLDADAVRLASESIADIGREKMGLLIITHHDKLLVHNPPEYTHVMLGGRLVETGGKELAVELHEHGYDRIRKSYPEAEAVNQEMLAEETAV, translated from the coding sequence ATGAATCACATCCTGAAAATCGAAAACCTGCACGTTTCCGTCGGCGACAAACCGATTCTGCGTGGCGTGAACCTGACGATCAATCACGGCGAGACACACGCCTTGATGGGCCCCAACGGCAGCGGCAAAAGCACGCTGGGTTTGGCGATCATGGGTCACCCCGGTTACACGGTGACCGACGGCAGCATCACGTTGGACGGCGAAGATGTCTTGGCGATGGCACCTGACGAGCGTGCTCGGGCTGGCATCTTCATGGCGTTCCAGCGTCCGATGGCGATTCCCGGCGTGAAGATGGCCGACTTCCTTCGTCACGCGACGACCAACGTTCGCAACCCAGACCGCAAGGAAGGCGAAGAGCTGATTCCGATGCGAGAGTTCCGCAAGGAACTGAAGGAAAAAATGGCTCACCTGCGAATGGATGTCGAGTTCGCCCGCCGCTATGTCAACGATGGTTTTTCTGGCGGCGAAATGAAACGAGCTGAGATCCTTCAACTCGCCATGCTGCAACCCAAATTCGCAGTCCTCGACGAAACCGACTCAGGCTTGGATGCCGACGCGGTGCGTTTGGCCAGCGAATCGATCGCGGACATTGGTCGCGAAAAGATGGGACTGTTGATCATCACGCACCACGACAAGTTGTTGGTGCACAACCCACCGGAGTACACGCACGTGATGCTCGGTGGCCGCCTGGTTGAAACTGGCGGCAAAGAATTGGCCGTGGAATTGCACGAGCATGGTTACGACCGCATCCGCAAGTCGTACCCCGAAGCCGAAGCCGTCAATCAAGAAATGTTGGCCGAAGAAACCGCGGTCTGA
- a CDS encoding helix-turn-helix transcriptional regulator produces the protein MATSSSTSDSTSDPSGERPVSVVTSRAQTAVNAAAVRSVDRELLLCLRSGEPKAIGDLTKQLGVTATAVRQRVERLLEVGLIAREKVVAGRGRPTYHYVLTPAGYRRAGADATELAEAMWAEIVAISDEDTREKLISAIASRLGRQFAAALQGDVDGVAVHDENKAACSCQQIGGGEDSFQERMQRLTSMLQTKEISASLIEVTSQPDGVLPVLDIEACPYPSLTAAAGDRSMCRLEEQMLSEALGEDVHLSSCRMDGDSCCQFSTKSDSDTNPTSNSESG, from the coding sequence ATGGCAACGTCTTCTTCCACCTCTGATTCGACTTCCGACCCGTCGGGCGAGCGTCCTGTTTCGGTGGTGACATCGCGGGCGCAAACGGCGGTCAATGCGGCAGCGGTTCGGAGCGTGGATCGGGAGTTGTTGCTGTGTCTTCGCAGTGGTGAACCGAAGGCGATTGGTGATTTGACGAAGCAATTGGGCGTGACCGCGACGGCGGTTCGACAACGTGTCGAACGGTTGCTCGAGGTTGGGTTGATCGCCCGAGAGAAAGTCGTCGCTGGTCGTGGTCGGCCGACGTACCACTACGTGTTGACGCCCGCTGGTTACCGCCGGGCGGGTGCAGATGCGACCGAATTGGCTGAGGCCATGTGGGCGGAGATCGTTGCAATTTCCGATGAGGACACTCGCGAAAAATTGATTTCTGCGATCGCTTCTCGATTGGGGCGTCAATTTGCCGCGGCATTGCAGGGCGATGTCGATGGTGTGGCGGTTCATGACGAAAACAAAGCGGCGTGTTCCTGTCAGCAAATCGGCGGGGGCGAAGATTCGTTCCAGGAACGAATGCAGCGATTGACGTCGATGCTGCAAACGAAGGAGATTTCGGCCTCCCTGATCGAGGTGACGTCTCAACCCGACGGTGTCCTCCCTGTTTTGGACATCGAGGCATGTCCGTATCCGAGTTTGACCGCTGCGGCGGGCGACCGGTCGATGTGCCGACTCGAAGAACAAATGTTGTCTGAAGCTTTGGGCGAAGACGTTCATCTGAGCAGCTGCCGGATGGATGGCGACTCGTGTTGCCAGTTCTCGACCAAATCTGACAGCGACACCAATCCAACCTCCAATTCCGAATCGGGTTGA
- a CDS encoding glucose 1-dehydrogenase → MVFLMKAVAVRPGTPNSVHMQEIARPSVDQVADGLGVLVKVLKVGVDATDREINDALYGNAPEGDDYLVIGHECFGVVEAVGENVKRVKPGDFVTATVRRPGNSIYDLIGTNDMTSEETYYERGINLRHGFLTEYFVDEEEYIVRVPQGLQHLHVLQEPMSCAAKAVHQAYEAQRRMKVWNPKVAYVLGAGQIGLLTTLVLKLRGLEVFTLARGEAPNLKAEIVEGMESTYVSTAQTSMSELVAKTGRPDLIVDATGFSPLAFEAMEHIGHNGVVVWTGITGGERKTEVPSDKINIEWVLGNKLLLGSVNANRGHFEMGIRDLALGDMMFPGVLEKILTNPVDGLDNFQEMMRLLVEDKDALKVFVNVASA, encoded by the coding sequence GTGGTATTTTTGATGAAAGCCGTCGCGGTCAGGCCAGGAACTCCCAACAGTGTTCACATGCAAGAGATCGCTCGCCCATCGGTCGACCAAGTCGCCGACGGCCTGGGTGTGCTGGTCAAAGTCTTGAAGGTTGGCGTCGACGCGACGGACCGAGAAATCAATGACGCGTTGTACGGCAACGCTCCCGAAGGCGACGACTACTTGGTCATCGGCCACGAGTGCTTTGGCGTCGTCGAAGCCGTTGGCGAGAACGTCAAACGAGTCAAACCGGGCGACTTCGTGACCGCCACGGTTCGCCGTCCTGGGAATTCGATCTATGACTTGATCGGCACCAACGACATGACCAGCGAAGAAACCTACTACGAACGTGGGATCAACCTGCGTCATGGTTTCTTGACCGAGTACTTCGTCGACGAAGAGGAGTACATCGTCCGCGTGCCACAGGGTCTGCAACACCTGCACGTGTTGCAAGAACCGATGAGCTGCGCGGCCAAAGCAGTTCACCAAGCGTACGAAGCTCAACGCCGAATGAAAGTCTGGAACCCGAAGGTCGCCTACGTTTTGGGCGCCGGACAAATCGGCTTGCTGACGACGTTGGTGCTGAAGCTTCGCGGACTGGAAGTCTTCACGCTCGCCCGCGGTGAGGCTCCCAACCTGAAAGCTGAAATTGTCGAAGGAATGGAATCGACCTACGTCAGCACCGCGCAAACGTCCATGTCGGAGTTGGTCGCCAAGACCGGTCGCCCCGATTTGATCGTCGATGCAACTGGCTTCAGCCCGCTGGCGTTTGAAGCGATGGAACACATCGGTCACAACGGCGTTGTGGTTTGGACAGGCATCACCGGCGGCGAACGCAAGACCGAAGTTCCCTCGGACAAGATCAACATCGAATGGGTGCTCGGCAACAAGCTTCTGCTGGGCAGCGTCAACGCCAACCGCGGCCACTTCGAAATGGGCATCCGTGACTTGGCACTCGGCGACATGATGTTCCCGGGTGTGCTGGAAAAGATCCTGACCAACCCGGTCGACGGCCTGGACAACTTCCAAGAGATGATGCGTTTGTTGGTCGAAGACAAAGATGCCTTGAAGGTGTTCGTCAATGTCGCATCCGCGTGA
- a CDS encoding D-2-hydroxyacid dehydrogenase yields the protein MSHPRERLPANEIDSVRRVVLCYPALPRHIEQLEATLAELKADPNCPLNHDVEVVDAGQERIDELLPTADIFIGHAKVPVDWDRVLAAGRLGWIQSSAAGLDHCLVPGVIANPNIMVSSASGLFAPQVAEQTFALLFGVLRRIGLFERARPKREFIRLPTEDLRGKTVGIVGLGGNGRAIAAKLAPWDVRLIATDYYPEDCPPEVETLWPAERVNDLFAASDIVILTLPLNSSTRKWIGAEQIAAMKPGGYLINVARGQVLDEEALVDALKSGHLAGAGVDVTYTEPLPENSPLWDHPNVLITPHVGAQSARRVDDSNELACVNLRRYFHGETIINRVDKNLGFPHPHDSHAAWVRSQS from the coding sequence ATGTCGCATCCGCGTGAACGATTGCCGGCCAATGAGATTGACTCGGTTCGCCGAGTCGTCTTGTGCTACCCCGCCCTCCCGCGACACATCGAGCAACTCGAAGCAACGCTCGCGGAATTGAAGGCGGACCCGAACTGCCCACTGAACCACGACGTCGAAGTCGTGGACGCAGGCCAGGAACGCATCGACGAATTGCTTCCCACCGCGGACATTTTCATCGGGCATGCCAAGGTCCCGGTCGATTGGGATCGCGTCTTGGCAGCGGGCCGACTGGGGTGGATTCAATCCAGCGCCGCTGGACTGGATCACTGCCTCGTGCCCGGCGTGATCGCGAATCCGAACATCATGGTCAGCAGTGCCTCGGGTCTGTTTGCACCTCAAGTCGCGGAGCAAACGTTTGCGTTGTTGTTCGGCGTTTTACGTCGCATTGGGCTGTTTGAACGAGCCCGTCCGAAACGCGAATTCATTCGACTTCCCACCGAGGACCTGCGTGGCAAAACCGTCGGCATCGTTGGATTGGGCGGCAACGGGCGGGCCATCGCGGCCAAACTTGCACCCTGGGACGTTCGCCTGATCGCGACAGATTACTACCCCGAGGATTGCCCGCCCGAAGTGGAAACGCTGTGGCCCGCCGAGCGCGTCAACGATCTGTTCGCGGCCAGCGACATTGTGATCCTGACGCTGCCGCTGAACTCATCGACTCGCAAGTGGATCGGCGCCGAACAGATTGCCGCGATGAAACCAGGCGGCTACCTGATCAACGTCGCTCGCGGTCAAGTGCTCGACGAAGAAGCCTTGGTGGACGCGCTGAAAAGCGGCCACTTGGCGGGTGCGGGTGTCGATGTGACCTACACCGAACCGTTGCCTGAAAACAGCCCGTTGTGGGACCACCCCAACGTGTTGATCACACCACACGTTGGTGCACAATCCGCTCGCCGAGTGGATGACTCCAACGAACTGGCTTGCGTCAATCTGCGACGATACTTTCACGGCGAAACGATCATCAACCGAGTCGATAAAAACCTCGGCTTCCCTCATCCCCATGACTCGCACGCAGCCTGGGTTCGATCGCAATCATGA